The window GACATGCGTGCTGCGGTGGCGATCGAAAGCCTCAAGGACAATCCGTACTTCGCCGAGAGAGTCAAAGAGATCGCGGACGAGGTGACTTACCTGCCAGCGCGTCCCGACCACGACGAGTTGCGTGATCTTCTAGGTCAGTACGATCTGCTGGTGATCGGTGCGCGCGAGCGGATCACCGCGGGCATGCTGCGTGACGCGCCTGTGCGTACACGCATCGTGGGGACGCTCTCTGTAGGCACCGACCATCTGGACCTCCCTGCGCTTAAGGAGGCGGGCATCTATGTGGAGCGCTGTCCCACGGCCAATGTCAGGTCCGTCGCCGAGCATGCCCTCGCGCTTCTGTTCGCCCTGTCCAAGGAGCTGAAGTGGGGGGACCGGCTCGTCGCCGACGGCAAGTCACGCAGCGGCCTGCCGTCCCTGCCGTTCGAACTGAGCGGCAGGACGCTGGGGCTGATCGGCTACGGGAACATCGGCAGCACGCTGGGAACCCTTGCAGCCGCCCTGGGCATGCGGGTCGTCGCCACCAGTCGCACCCGGCAGGACGGCGGTGATGGGGAGGTCGCGTTCGGCACGCTCGAGCACATCCTGTCGGAGAGTCACCTGGTGTCGATCAGCGTCCCCCTGACGCAGGAGACCCGCGGCTTGGTCAACTCCACCACGCTGGCGTCGCTGCGCGCAGGGGCCATCCTGGTCAACACCTCACGGGCTGAGGTGGTGGACGAGCAGGCGGTGCGTGCCGCCCTGGACAGCGGGCGCCTGGCCGGATACGGCGGCGACTACGACCATGCGGACCCAGACCTCACCGAACGGCCCAACGTTCTTATCACCCCGCACGTGGCCGGGATCACGGTGGAGTCCAACGACCGCTTGGACAACGAACTCATCGACAGACTCGTGGCGCACCTGAAGGGGTAGTCATGCTCGCAGCGCTTCCGGTCAGCGACACGGCCAATGAGTGGATCGGGCTCATCGCGAACCTGATCGGCATCGGCGGCGTCTTCGTCTCCGTCGTCATCCTGCTGCGCGTGCAGCGGATCAGCACCGCTCGCAAGGATGAACGTGAACTGGTCTCCAAAGCCCTGCGGCTGCGGGATCTCAACTCCTCGCTGACCGCGGATGCGGAGACACTGGACGGAAGCGCTTCACCCCGCCAGCAGGAGCTGGTCAAATCCGACCTGCTCAAACTCAGTGCGGAACTGGAAGCCGCCACGCGCATACTTGTGCCCGGCACCACCGACGGCCCCGGGCTGACGGGCGCTCAGATGTACCGGGACGGCTACTGGACGGATGCGTTCGCCAGCGATGCCGTGAAACGCGTCAGCCGCCGCCTGTGCGTGGTGACCTGGCGCAACTCGCGTGTCCTCAATGTCGGGCTGCTGGAGGAGATCTTCCGCCAGCTCAGGAAGCACCCGCGGCTGGTCGTCGAGGTCTTCGCCGTCGCCTGTGATGCCAGCAACGAGACATACACGAGCATGTCGAAGATGCTCACCCTGGGCAGCCCGGATGTGATGCGCCGCGAGCAGCAGCACTACCGGGGCGTTCTGACCGACATCTGCCGCGACCGGATCGCTGAGGGCTCCCTGCAGCCGGACGTCGTGGACCGGTTCAGGTACTTCGAGACCCGCGTGGGCCCGGTCATGCACTGCATCGTGGCCGACGACGACGCCTACTTCGGGATCAACTTCTTCATGAACCCCGGCTCCGGCGCCACCGAGCTACTCAACCGCGCCTTCATCTCCTCCAACTGCCGCAGCGAGTTCGGCCGAAAGGTCCTCGAGCAGGTCGACATCATGCGCCAGATGGACACGACCAGCAGGTACGCCCTCAACTGAAAACGCCCCGGGAGCACACACCATGCACCTCGACCTGGTCTTCCCTCCCGCCCACGATCCAGCGATGCCGCACAGTGCGCTGCCGCTGCTCAAGGCGTACGTGGAACGCAACTCATCCCACACGGTCACCTGTCACGACGCCAACCAGCGCTTCTTTGCCGACGTGCTGCACGCCCCCTCAGGCGGCCAGTTGGCGGCCCACCGCGAGACGTACGCGCAGGCGAACGATGTCGTTCCCGCCGTGCTGGCCGCCCTGCGCTTCGACGCATGGATGAAAGGAGCCTTCGCCCGCTTCGGCACACGGCACGACGGGTACGGGCTCACGATGCGCGGCCTGCGCACCCCCTACGACCGCAGGGACCCGCAGTCCGTGCGCGCCTTCGCGACCGCCGCACACACGCCCTTCGACGCCCTTTACGAGGAACTGCTCGCACAGACCGGCCCGGTGGTGGGCATCAATCTGAGCGTGGAGGACCAGATACTTCCCGCCTTCCGGCTCGCCCATCTGATACGCCAGATCCAGGGCGAGAACTCCTGCATCATCTGGGGTGGATCCCTGCTGACCCGGCTGCGCCCCGTGATCGCCTCGGAACTCGGCGAGTTCTGGGACCACCTGGTCACCCGCGAGGGCGAGGCGCCGCTGCTGTCGCTGCTGCAGTGGCTGCAGGACGAGGCGCCTGTGCCAGCCAGCGAGGACCGGATCCTGTCCAAGCCGACACCCGCGCCCGAGCGGGCAGGCATCGTCAATCCCTACACCAGCCGCCAGGTGACACCCATCGAACACACCGGCAAGGCCGACTTCAGCGACTACCCGGTGCACGACTACTTCAGCCTCACCCCCATGCTGCCGGCGCTCGCCAGCCGCAAGTGCTACTGGGGAAAATGCGCCTTCTGCACCATCCACGAGTCCTGGGACCCCCAAGCCCGCCAGCGATCCGCGCAGAGCGTGGCCGACGACATC of the Streptomyces sp. NBC_01788 genome contains:
- a CDS encoding 2-hydroxyacid dehydrogenase; protein product: MRAAVAIESLKDNPYFAERVKEIADEVTYLPARPDHDELRDLLGQYDLLVIGARERITAGMLRDAPVRTRIVGTLSVGTDHLDLPALKEAGIYVERCPTANVRSVAEHALALLFALSKELKWGDRLVADGKSRSGLPSLPFELSGRTLGLIGYGNIGSTLGTLAAALGMRVVATSRTRQDGGDGEVAFGTLEHILSESHLVSISVPLTQETRGLVNSTTLASLRAGAILVNTSRAEVVDEQAVRAALDSGRLAGYGGDYDHADPDLTERPNVLITPHVAGITVESNDRLDNELIDRLVAHLKG
- a CDS encoding B12-binding domain-containing radical SAM protein, which produces MPHSALPLLKAYVERNSSHTVTCHDANQRFFADVLHAPSGGQLAAHRETYAQANDVVPAVLAALRFDAWMKGAFARFGTRHDGYGLTMRGLRTPYDRRDPQSVRAFATAAHTPFDALYEELLAQTGPVVGINLSVEDQILPAFRLAHLIRQIQGENSCIIWGGSLLTRLRPVIASELGEFWDHLVTREGEAPLLSLLQWLQDEAPVPASEDRILSKPTPAPERAGIVNPYTSRQVTPIEHTGKADFSDYPVHDYFSLTPMLPALASRKCYWGKCAFCTIHESWDPQARQRSAQSVADDITDLCTTFGIRHFRFVDEAMPPDLLDALLPLIEPEHIAFEIYAIAERRFTDTGFVARLGRSGCRQAYFGLESADEGALVALGKKINQHRHYGRIFQSCAAAGIHVYTYTLFGFPGSSDLAEQRTVDYLINEPAIHTATISSFVAVTGSPFALDNAERLTHNLRMTEDFESVTIGLHGQDLALKANSAAAAAVGAVYAARPDLALSAILNDEMRFSLSDRFGSAFAAAAVSSGHLDIDAITREGDETMKHERIARSLDV